A window of the Limanda limanda chromosome 8, fLimLim1.1, whole genome shotgun sequence genome harbors these coding sequences:
- the LOC133009616 gene encoding C-C motif chemokine 4-like encodes MKTLCFTLGLLLLTVCCCNAGPEAVRHSTAPQTCCHEFYEKRLPIKRVTNITKTDKTCLKKAFIVQTVIGKQICYRQTFVWALDVYNQLH; translated from the exons atgaagaCTCTTTGCTTCACCCTGGGACTGCTGCTACtcactgtctgctgctgcaatGCCGGTC CCGAAGCAGTGCGCCACAGCACAGCACCTCAAACCTGCTGCCATGAGTTTTATGAAAAACGTTTACCAATCAAACGTGTGACCAACATAACTAAGACTGACAAGACCTGTCTGAAGAAGGCATTCAT AGTCCAAACAGTTATAGGAAAACAGATCTGCTACAGACAGACTTTCGTGTGGGCTCTGGATGTCTACAATCAGCTCCACTGA